One window of the Natrinema sp. HArc-T2 genome contains the following:
- a CDS encoding 60S ribosomal export protein NMD3 → MSESRAFCPRCGDAVPERSASDANDPLRPGAEVELCDSCYFEDFDFVDAPDRIDVRVCAQCGAVYRGNRWVDVGAEDYTDIAIEEVSQALAVHVDVEDVAWQIDPEQVDQNTIRMHCFFTGVVRGTPVEEQVTVPVKIARQTCTRCGRIAGDYYASIVQIRAEDRTPTSDEMDRAKEIANQTVADMEATGDRNAFVTEVGETDDGLNIKVSTNKIGKKISNKMIEEFSGTVNDAETLVTEDEDGNEVYRVTFAVRLPPYTPGDIIDLDDDDGGPVLVRSAHGNLKGIRVTTGERYEASYEEGNSPDARKLGDLEDATDATVVTVEDDNAVQLLDPETFQAETVARPDYFDPEAETVPVLKSRAGLHILPDERDD, encoded by the coding sequence ATGAGTGAGTCGCGTGCGTTCTGTCCCCGGTGTGGGGACGCGGTGCCCGAGCGGTCGGCGAGCGACGCGAACGATCCGTTGCGGCCCGGTGCGGAGGTCGAACTCTGCGATTCGTGTTACTTCGAGGACTTCGACTTCGTGGACGCGCCGGACCGGATCGACGTTCGCGTCTGTGCCCAGTGTGGGGCGGTCTACCGCGGCAACCGGTGGGTCGACGTCGGTGCGGAAGACTACACCGACATCGCCATCGAGGAGGTCAGTCAGGCGCTTGCCGTCCACGTCGACGTCGAAGACGTCGCCTGGCAGATCGATCCCGAACAGGTCGACCAGAACACGATCCGGATGCACTGTTTCTTTACTGGCGTCGTTCGCGGGACGCCAGTCGAGGAGCAGGTGACAGTGCCGGTCAAGATCGCCCGCCAGACCTGTACGCGGTGTGGGCGGATCGCCGGCGACTACTACGCCAGCATCGTCCAGATCCGCGCCGAGGACCGGACACCGACGAGCGACGAGATGGATCGGGCAAAGGAAATCGCAAACCAGACCGTCGCGGACATGGAGGCCACGGGCGACCGCAACGCCTTCGTCACCGAGGTCGGCGAGACCGACGACGGACTGAACATCAAGGTCTCGACGAACAAGATCGGCAAGAAGATCTCGAACAAGATGATCGAGGAATTCAGCGGCACCGTCAACGACGCCGAAACGCTCGTCACGGAAGACGAGGACGGCAACGAGGTCTATCGGGTCACCTTCGCCGTCCGCCTGCCACCGTACACGCCCGGCGACATCATCGACCTCGACGACGACGACGGCGGCCCCGTCCTCGTCCGCAGCGCCCACGGAAATCTCAAGGGCATCCGCGTCACGACCGGCGAGCGCTACGAGGCGAGCTACGAGGAAGGGAATTCGCCCGACGCACGGAAACTGGGCGACCTCGAGGACGCGACCGACGCGACGGTCGTCACGGTCGAAGACGACAACGCGGTGCAGCTCCTCGACCCCGAGACCTTCCAGGCGGAAACCGTCGCGCGACCGGACTACTTCGATCCCGAGGCCGAGACGGTGCCCGTGCTGAAGAGCCGGGCCGGACTGCACATCCTGCCCGACGAGCGCGATGACTGA